A single window of Streptomyces xanthii DNA harbors:
- a CDS encoding wax ester/triacylglycerol synthase family O-acyltransferase, which translates to MTAQSSDLLAPLDLAFWNIETAEHPMHLGALGVFDGAGDGKSAARHAYELLASRAAAVPGLRMRLAGVLFPVGGAARVPVRDFDPREHVRLGVPVENFHAAAGALMERPLDRRRPPWEAHVLPAADGSGFAVLFKFHHALADGLRALTLAAAVMDPTDLPLARAPKPEPQRGRGLRLPFSGMRELTLADLDPRRYPDHVRSVVGSTAQALSIGASVARATLGVRTSPALTSPGSGTRRTAGVVLDLDDVHRIRKSVGGTVNDVLIALVAGAVRRWLDERGDGSEGVEPRALVPVSRRRPRTATPQGNRLSGYLVRLPVGERDPLERLRVVRATMDRRKDHGPSRGAGAVALLADHVPPLGHRLGGSFVGQNARLLFDLLVTSVPLPSLGLKLGGCPLTEVFPLAPLAQGQSLAVAVSTYRGRVHYGLVADGVAVPDLDVLATALRTELRVLTEECERAASPGGASRA; encoded by the coding sequence ATGACTGCGCAGAGTTCGGACCTGCTCGCCCCCCTCGACCTGGCGTTCTGGAACATCGAGACCGCCGAGCACCCCATGCACCTGGGCGCGCTCGGCGTCTTCGACGGAGCCGGCGACGGGAAGAGCGCCGCCCGGCACGCGTACGAGCTGCTCGCCTCCCGCGCCGCCGCCGTCCCCGGACTGCGCATGCGTCTCGCCGGGGTGCTGTTCCCCGTCGGCGGCGCCGCCCGGGTGCCCGTCCGCGACTTCGACCCGCGCGAGCACGTCCGCCTCGGCGTCCCCGTCGAGAACTTCCACGCCGCCGCCGGCGCCCTCATGGAGCGGCCCCTCGACCGGCGCAGGCCCCCGTGGGAGGCCCACGTGCTGCCCGCGGCGGACGGCTCCGGCTTCGCCGTCCTCTTCAAGTTCCACCACGCCCTCGCGGACGGCCTGCGCGCCCTCACCCTCGCCGCCGCGGTCATGGACCCGACGGACCTGCCGCTCGCCCGCGCCCCGAAACCCGAACCGCAGCGCGGCCGCGGCCTGCGCCTGCCGTTCTCCGGCATGCGCGAGCTCACCCTCGCCGACCTCGACCCGCGCCGCTACCCCGACCACGTCCGCTCCGTCGTCGGCAGCACCGCGCAGGCCCTGTCCATCGGCGCCTCCGTCGCCCGCGCCACCCTCGGCGTGCGCACCTCGCCCGCCCTCACCTCGCCCGGCAGCGGGACCCGGCGCACCGCCGGCGTCGTGCTCGACCTCGACGACGTGCACCGCATCCGCAAGAGCGTCGGCGGCACCGTCAACGACGTCCTCATCGCTCTCGTCGCGGGTGCCGTGCGGCGCTGGCTCGACGAGCGCGGCGACGGCAGCGAGGGCGTCGAGCCCCGCGCCCTCGTCCCCGTCTCCCGCCGCCGCCCCCGTACCGCGACCCCGCAGGGCAACCGCCTGTCCGGCTATCTCGTCCGGCTCCCCGTCGGCGAGCGCGACCCCCTGGAGCGGCTGCGCGTCGTACGGGCCACCATGGACCGGCGCAAGGACCACGGCCCGAGCCGCGGCGCCGGCGCGGTCGCCCTGCTCGCCGACCACGTCCCGCCGCTCGGCCACCGCCTCGGCGGCTCCTTCGTCGGGCAGAACGCCCGGCTCCTGTTCGACCTGCTCGTCACCAGCGTCCCGCTGCCCAGCCTCGGCCTGAAGCTCGGCGGCTGCCCGCTCACCGAGGTGTTCCCGCTGGCCCCGCTCGCCCAGGGGCAGTCCCTCGCCGTCGCCGTCTCCACGTACCGGGGCCGCGTGCACTACGGACTCGTCGCCGACGGCGTCGCCGTGCCCGACCTCGACGTGCTCGCCACCGCGCTGCGCACCGAGCTGCGGGTGCTCACCGAGGAGTGCGAGCGCGCCGCGAGCCCCGGCGGCGCCTCCCGGGCGTGA
- a CDS encoding MFS transporter: protein MTAPADGRVRTVVGLLVAFELVSGFLQGAAVPLVPAVQDWQGITTGQAQWFTTVQFLAAAISVPAFGRLGDLYGHRRMIRVALATIAAGTLLVACAPNLAVLLVGRALMGPLAALLPLEIGLVRDRLSVDGGRRAVGLLVGALTLGSVLGHALAGPLLSLTGDLRLTLFVLAALAAACVAVSFTAIPESGTRPEGRMDRAGAVLLALALVVLLGTVSRAAAWGWGSPLTLGGLLLAVVLLAVWTRLELAHPHPLVDVRALAHRHSAPYLASAFVLGAVMLGGQAVGVSFMAASPGDEGYGFGLAAWQISVYGVVPHLTAFAGSVLCAPLAARMGYRRLLLVAFTLLAAGYLGLIGANTALAPFTAANALTGIGCGLALGGLPTVVVEAGPADRTASVTAVYNNLKTLGGSIGGAAFGTVLAGLVIGTTDTPSRTAYLAIWAGGGVACALAVGVQLLAARRPAVLAA, encoded by the coding sequence ATGACGGCCCCGGCCGACGGCAGAGTCCGTACGGTCGTCGGGCTGCTCGTCGCCTTCGAGCTCGTCAGCGGCTTCCTCCAGGGCGCTGCCGTCCCCCTCGTCCCCGCCGTCCAGGACTGGCAGGGCATCACCACGGGCCAGGCCCAGTGGTTCACCACCGTCCAGTTCCTGGCCGCCGCGATCAGCGTCCCGGCCTTCGGGCGGCTCGGCGACCTGTACGGACACCGCCGGATGATCCGGGTCGCACTCGCCACGATCGCGGCCGGCACACTGCTCGTCGCCTGCGCCCCGAACCTGGCCGTGCTCCTCGTGGGCCGCGCCCTGATGGGCCCCCTCGCCGCGCTGCTCCCGCTGGAGATCGGCCTCGTCCGGGACCGGCTCAGCGTCGACGGCGGACGCCGGGCCGTCGGCCTCCTCGTCGGTGCGCTCACCCTCGGCTCGGTCCTCGGACACGCGCTCGCCGGGCCCCTGCTCTCGCTGACCGGCGACCTGCGCCTCACCCTGTTCGTCCTCGCCGCGCTCGCCGCGGCCTGTGTCGCCGTGTCCTTCACCGCGATCCCCGAGTCCGGCACCCGGCCGGAGGGGCGCATGGACCGCGCGGGCGCCGTCCTGCTCGCGCTCGCCCTCGTCGTCCTGCTCGGCACGGTCTCCCGCGCCGCGGCCTGGGGCTGGGGCTCCCCGCTCACCCTCGGCGGACTGCTCCTGGCCGTCGTGCTCCTGGCGGTGTGGACGCGGCTCGAACTGGCCCACCCGCACCCGCTCGTGGACGTCCGTGCCCTGGCCCACCGGCACAGCGCCCCCTACCTCGCCTCCGCGTTCGTGCTCGGCGCCGTGATGCTCGGTGGGCAGGCCGTCGGGGTCAGCTTCATGGCCGCCTCACCCGGCGACGAGGGATACGGCTTCGGACTCGCCGCCTGGCAGATCAGCGTCTACGGCGTCGTCCCGCACCTCACCGCGTTCGCCGGTTCCGTGCTCTGCGCCCCGCTCGCCGCCCGCATGGGCTACCGGCGCCTCCTCCTCGTGGCGTTCACCCTCCTGGCGGCCGGATACCTGGGCCTGATCGGGGCGAACACCGCGCTCGCGCCGTTCACCGCCGCCAACGCGCTGACCGGGATCGGCTGCGGCCTCGCGCTCGGGGGACTGCCCACCGTCGTCGTCGAGGCCGGCCCGGCCGACCGCACGGCGAGCGTCACCGCCGTCTACAACAACCTCAAGACCCTCGGCGGCAGCATCGGCGGCGCCGCGTTCGGCACCGTCCTGGCGGGCCTGGTGATCGGCACGACGGACACGCCGTCCCGGACCGCCTATCTCGCGATCTGGGCCGGGGGAGGGGTGGCCTGCGCCCTCGCCGTCGGGGTCCAGCTCCTCGCGGCGAGGCGGCCCGCGGTGCTCGCCGCCTGA